In Harpia harpyja isolate bHarHar1 chromosome 12, bHarHar1 primary haplotype, whole genome shotgun sequence, a single window of DNA contains:
- the ELN gene encoding elastin isoform X9 yields MARRAAAPLLPGVLLLFSILPASQQGGVPGAIPGGGVPGAGFFPGAGVGGLGAGLGAGAKPLKPGVGGLGGLGPLGLQPGAAGLFPGGAYPGGVFPGAPSAAALKAAAKAGAVVPGGVQPGVGAAGKPPKVPGAGIPGVFPGGVLPGAGVRFPGIGVLPGVPTGAGVKPKGPGAGAFAGIPGLGGFGGQQPGVPLGYPIKAPKLPGGYGLPYSTGKLPYGFGPGGIGAGIGAGGKAGYPTGTGVGAQAAAAKAAAKYGAGVLPGAGVIPGVGGVVPGVGVVPGVGVGGPAAAAAAAKAAAKAGAFGPGLVPGVGGVPGLVPGVGVVPGLVPGVGGVPGVAGVGTPAAAAAAAKAAKYGAGIGVPGIGGVPGVPGVPGVPGVPGVPGVAGVPGVVPGVGVGGPEAAAAAAKAAAKAAAYGAGRVPGVGVPGVGVPGVGVPGVGVPGVGVPGLLPGGVGGIPGVGGPAAAAAAKAAAKAAKYGAGALAPGVGALAPGVGALAPGVGALAPGVGGLAPGIGGVPGVGGPAAAAKAAAKAAKFGAGVGGVPGGVPGVAGVPGVTPGVGVVPGLVPGVGVPGTGILPGAGIPQVGVQPGAKPPKFGVPGAGVPGVGGIPGGVGVGGLGVGGLGVGGLGAGVGVPGFGVSPIFPGGVAGQLGFGVKPPKTFGGALGALGFRGGVGCAQGKYCGRKRK; encoded by the exons GGGTCCCTGGTGCTATCCCAGGAGGGGGAGTTCCAGGAGCAGGCTTTTTCCCAG GTGCTGGGGTTGGAGGTTTGGGAGCAG GACTCGGGGCTGGAGCAAAACCTCTCAAACCAG GGGTCGGAGGCCTCGGGGGACTTGGCCCACTTGGCCTGCAGCCAG GAGCTGCAGGTCTCTTCCCAGGAGGTGCCTACCCTGGGGGTGTCTTCCCAGGTGCTCCCTCTGCCGCTGCGCTCAAGGCTGCTGCAAAAGCTG gtgcGGTGGTACCGGGCGGGGTGCAGCCCGGGGTTGGTGCAGCAGGGAAACCCCCCAAAGTACCAG GCGCTGGGATTCCTGGAGTTTTCCCGGGTGGCGTGCTTCCTGGCGCAG GTGTCCGCTTCCCTGGCATAGGGGTGCTACCCGGAGTACCCACTGGTGCTGGAGTCAAGCCGAAAGGTCCAG GAGCAGGAGCCTTCGCAGGAATCCCTG GACTGGGAGGTTTTGGAGGTCAGCAGCCCGGTGTCCCTCTGGGGTATCCCATCAAAGCTCCTAAGCTCCCAG GTGGCTATGGATTGCCCTACAGCACTGGTAAGCTGCCCTATG GCTTTGGGCCCGGCGGGATAGGAGCCGGCATCggggcaggaggaaaggcaggGTACCCCACTGGGACAG GAGTTGGAGCACAGGCGGCAGCAGcgaaagcagcagcaaaatatg GAGCCGGTGTCCTGCCCGGGGCTGGTGTCATCCCAGGAGTTGGCGGAGTGGTACCCGGCGTCGGTGTTGTCCCAGGAGTCGGAG TTggagggccagcagcagcagcagcagcggcaaaGGCAGCAGCGAAGGCAGGAGCTTTTG gTCCAGGCCTTGTGCCTGGGGTTGGCGGCGTCCCAGGCCTCGTGCCCGGCGTTGGTGTTGTCCCCGGCTTGGTGCCTGGTGTCGGAGGTGTCCCCGGGGTGGCAG GAGTTGGGAcgccggcagcagcagcggcagcagcaaaggcagctaaGTACG GAGCTGGCATTGGCGTTCCTGGCATTGGTGGTGTCCCCGGTGTCCCCGGTGTCCCTGGTGTCCCCGGTGTCCCCGGTGTGCCTGGCGTGGCTGGAGTTCCTGGCGTGGTGCCCGGTGTTGGAG TGGGTGGCCCAGAAGCCGCGGCAGCTGCGGCAAAGGCTGCAGCAAAAGCCGCAGCATACG GAGCAGGGCGTGTGCCCGGTGTCGGCGTGCCTGGAGTTGGTGTGCCTGGAGTTGGTGTGCCTGGAGTTGGCGTGCCTGGTGTCGGCGTGCCCGGTCTGCTGCCCGGTGGTGTCGGAGGCATACCAG gagTTGGAGGTCCAGCGGCTGCCGCTGCTGCCAAAGCAGCCGCCAAAGCAGCAAAGTACG GAGCAGGTGCCCTGGCTCCTGGTGTGGGTGCCCTGGCTCCTGGTGTAGGTGCCCTGGCTCCCGGTGTAGGTGCCCTGGCTCCTGGAGTGGGTGGCCTGGCCCCTGGCATTGGAGGTGTcccag GGGTCGGAGGTCcggctgcagcagcaaaagcagcagcaaaggcagccaaattCG GTGCTGGGGTTGGAGGGGTGCCAGGTGGGGTGCCCGGTGTCGCCGGAGTGCCCGGAGTGACGCCCGGCGTTGGTGTTGTGCCTGGGTTGGTGCCGGGCGTGGGGGTACCCGGTACTGGCATCCTTCCCGGGGCAG GCATCCCCCAAGTAGGGGTGCAGCCTGGTGCTAAACCTCCCAAATTCG GTGTTCCAGGGGCTGGAGTCCCAGGGGTTGGCGGCATCCCAG GTGGTGTTGGAGTCGGTGGCCTCGGAGTCGGTGGCCTTGGAGTTGGTGGGCTTGGTGCTG GGGTTGGAGTTCCCGGCTTCGGCGTGTCACCAATATTTCCAG
- the ELN gene encoding elastin isoform X7 → MARRAAAPLLPGVLLLFSILPASQQGGVPGAIPGGGVPGAGFFPGAGVGGLGAGVGGLGGLGPLGLQPGAAGLFPGGAYPGGVFPGAPSAAALKAAAKAGAVVPGGVQPGVGAAGKPPKVPGAGIPGVFPGGVLPGAGVRFPGIGVLPGVPTGAGVKPKGPGAGAFAGIPGLGGFGGQQPGVPLGYPIKAPKLPGGYGLPYSTGKLPYGFGPGGIGAGIGAGGKAGYPTGTGVGAQAAAAKAAAKYGAGVLPGAGVIPGVGGVVPGVGVVPGVGVGGPAAAAAAAKAAAKAGAFGPGLVPGVGGVPGLVPGVGVVPGLVPGVGGVPGVAGVGTPAAAAAAAKAAKYGAGIGVPGIGGVPGVPGVPGVPGVPGVPGVAGVPGVVPGVGVGGPEAAAAAAKAAAKAAAYGAGRVPGVGVPGVGVPGVGVPGVGVPGVGVPGLLPGGVGGIPGVGGPAAAAAAKAAAKAAKYGAGALAPGVGALAPGVGALAPGVGALAPGVGGLAPGIGGVPGVGGPAAAAKAAAKAAKFGAGVGGVPGGVPGVAGVPGVTPGVGVVPGLVPGVGVPGTGILPGAGIPQVGVQPGAKPPKFGVPGAGVPGVGGIPGGVGVGGLGVGGLGVGGLGAGILYPGAVGKPPKPGVGVPGFGVSPIFPGGVAGQLGFGVKPPKTFGGALGALGFRGGVGCAQGKYCGRKRK, encoded by the exons GGGTCCCTGGTGCTATCCCAGGAGGGGGAGTTCCAGGAGCAGGCTTTTTCCCAG GTGCTGGGGTTGGAGGTTTGGGAGCAG GGGTCGGAGGCCTCGGGGGACTTGGCCCACTTGGCCTGCAGCCAG GAGCTGCAGGTCTCTTCCCAGGAGGTGCCTACCCTGGGGGTGTCTTCCCAGGTGCTCCCTCTGCCGCTGCGCTCAAGGCTGCTGCAAAAGCTG gtgcGGTGGTACCGGGCGGGGTGCAGCCCGGGGTTGGTGCAGCAGGGAAACCCCCCAAAGTACCAG GCGCTGGGATTCCTGGAGTTTTCCCGGGTGGCGTGCTTCCTGGCGCAG GTGTCCGCTTCCCTGGCATAGGGGTGCTACCCGGAGTACCCACTGGTGCTGGAGTCAAGCCGAAAGGTCCAG GAGCAGGAGCCTTCGCAGGAATCCCTG GACTGGGAGGTTTTGGAGGTCAGCAGCCCGGTGTCCCTCTGGGGTATCCCATCAAAGCTCCTAAGCTCCCAG GTGGCTATGGATTGCCCTACAGCACTGGTAAGCTGCCCTATG GCTTTGGGCCCGGCGGGATAGGAGCCGGCATCggggcaggaggaaaggcaggGTACCCCACTGGGACAG GAGTTGGAGCACAGGCGGCAGCAGcgaaagcagcagcaaaatatg GAGCCGGTGTCCTGCCCGGGGCTGGTGTCATCCCAGGAGTTGGCGGAGTGGTACCCGGCGTCGGTGTTGTCCCAGGAGTCGGAG TTggagggccagcagcagcagcagcagcggcaaaGGCAGCAGCGAAGGCAGGAGCTTTTG gTCCAGGCCTTGTGCCTGGGGTTGGCGGCGTCCCAGGCCTCGTGCCCGGCGTTGGTGTTGTCCCCGGCTTGGTGCCTGGTGTCGGAGGTGTCCCCGGGGTGGCAG GAGTTGGGAcgccggcagcagcagcggcagcagcaaaggcagctaaGTACG GAGCTGGCATTGGCGTTCCTGGCATTGGTGGTGTCCCCGGTGTCCCCGGTGTCCCTGGTGTCCCCGGTGTCCCCGGTGTGCCTGGCGTGGCTGGAGTTCCTGGCGTGGTGCCCGGTGTTGGAG TGGGTGGCCCAGAAGCCGCGGCAGCTGCGGCAAAGGCTGCAGCAAAAGCCGCAGCATACG GAGCAGGGCGTGTGCCCGGTGTCGGCGTGCCTGGAGTTGGTGTGCCTGGAGTTGGTGTGCCTGGAGTTGGCGTGCCTGGTGTCGGCGTGCCCGGTCTGCTGCCCGGTGGTGTCGGAGGCATACCAG gagTTGGAGGTCCAGCGGCTGCCGCTGCTGCCAAAGCAGCCGCCAAAGCAGCAAAGTACG GAGCAGGTGCCCTGGCTCCTGGTGTGGGTGCCCTGGCTCCTGGTGTAGGTGCCCTGGCTCCCGGTGTAGGTGCCCTGGCTCCTGGAGTGGGTGGCCTGGCCCCTGGCATTGGAGGTGTcccag GGGTCGGAGGTCcggctgcagcagcaaaagcagcagcaaaggcagccaaattCG GTGCTGGGGTTGGAGGGGTGCCAGGTGGGGTGCCCGGTGTCGCCGGAGTGCCCGGAGTGACGCCCGGCGTTGGTGTTGTGCCTGGGTTGGTGCCGGGCGTGGGGGTACCCGGTACTGGCATCCTTCCCGGGGCAG GCATCCCCCAAGTAGGGGTGCAGCCTGGTGCTAAACCTCCCAAATTCG GTGTTCCAGGGGCTGGAGTCCCAGGGGTTGGCGGCATCCCAG GTGGTGTTGGAGTCGGTGGCCTCGGAGTCGGTGGCCTTGGAGTTGGTGGGCTTGGTGCTG GGATCTTGTATCCAGGAGCTGTTGGGAAACCTCCCAAGCCAG GGGTTGGAGTTCCCGGCTTCGGCGTGTCACCAATATTTCCAG
- the ELN gene encoding elastin isoform X1, which produces MARRAAAPLLPGVLLLFSILPASQQGGVPGAIPGGGVPGAGFFPGAGVGGLGAGLGAGAKPLKPGVGGLGGLGPLGLQPGAAGLFPGGAYPGGVFPGAPSAAALKAAAKAGAVVPGGVQPGVGAAGKPPKVPGAGIPGVFPGGVLPGAGVRFPGIGVLPGVPTGAGVKPKGPGAGAFAGIPGLGGFGGQQPGVPLGYPIKAPKLPGGYGLPYSTGKLPYGFGPGGIGAGIGAGGKAGYPTGTGVGAQAAAAKAAAKYGAGVLPGAGVIPGVGGVVPGVGVVPGVGVGGPAAAAAAAKAAAKAGAFGPGLVPGVGGVPGLVPGVGVVPGLVPGVGGVPGVAGVGTPAAAAAAAKAAKYGAGIGVPGIGGVPGVPGVPGVPGVPGVPGVAGVPGVVPGVGVGGPEAAAAAAKAAAKAAAYGAGRVPGVGVPGVGVPGVGVPGVGVPGVGVPGLLPGGVGGIPGVGGPAAAAAAKAAAKAAKYGAGALAPGVGALAPGVGALAPGVGALAPGVGGLAPGIGGVPGVGGPAAAAKAAAKAAKFGAGVGGVPGGVPGVAGVPGVTPGVGVVPGLVPGVGVPGTGILPGAGIPQVGVQPGAKPPKFGVPGAGVPGVGGIPGGVGVGGLGVGGLGVGGLGAGILYPGAVGKPPKPGVGVPGFGVSPIFPGGVAGQLGFGVKPPKTFGGALGALGFRGGVGCAQGKYCGRKRK; this is translated from the exons GGGTCCCTGGTGCTATCCCAGGAGGGGGAGTTCCAGGAGCAGGCTTTTTCCCAG GTGCTGGGGTTGGAGGTTTGGGAGCAG GACTCGGGGCTGGAGCAAAACCTCTCAAACCAG GGGTCGGAGGCCTCGGGGGACTTGGCCCACTTGGCCTGCAGCCAG GAGCTGCAGGTCTCTTCCCAGGAGGTGCCTACCCTGGGGGTGTCTTCCCAGGTGCTCCCTCTGCCGCTGCGCTCAAGGCTGCTGCAAAAGCTG gtgcGGTGGTACCGGGCGGGGTGCAGCCCGGGGTTGGTGCAGCAGGGAAACCCCCCAAAGTACCAG GCGCTGGGATTCCTGGAGTTTTCCCGGGTGGCGTGCTTCCTGGCGCAG GTGTCCGCTTCCCTGGCATAGGGGTGCTACCCGGAGTACCCACTGGTGCTGGAGTCAAGCCGAAAGGTCCAG GAGCAGGAGCCTTCGCAGGAATCCCTG GACTGGGAGGTTTTGGAGGTCAGCAGCCCGGTGTCCCTCTGGGGTATCCCATCAAAGCTCCTAAGCTCCCAG GTGGCTATGGATTGCCCTACAGCACTGGTAAGCTGCCCTATG GCTTTGGGCCCGGCGGGATAGGAGCCGGCATCggggcaggaggaaaggcaggGTACCCCACTGGGACAG GAGTTGGAGCACAGGCGGCAGCAGcgaaagcagcagcaaaatatg GAGCCGGTGTCCTGCCCGGGGCTGGTGTCATCCCAGGAGTTGGCGGAGTGGTACCCGGCGTCGGTGTTGTCCCAGGAGTCGGAG TTggagggccagcagcagcagcagcagcggcaaaGGCAGCAGCGAAGGCAGGAGCTTTTG gTCCAGGCCTTGTGCCTGGGGTTGGCGGCGTCCCAGGCCTCGTGCCCGGCGTTGGTGTTGTCCCCGGCTTGGTGCCTGGTGTCGGAGGTGTCCCCGGGGTGGCAG GAGTTGGGAcgccggcagcagcagcggcagcagcaaaggcagctaaGTACG GAGCTGGCATTGGCGTTCCTGGCATTGGTGGTGTCCCCGGTGTCCCCGGTGTCCCTGGTGTCCCCGGTGTCCCCGGTGTGCCTGGCGTGGCTGGAGTTCCTGGCGTGGTGCCCGGTGTTGGAG TGGGTGGCCCAGAAGCCGCGGCAGCTGCGGCAAAGGCTGCAGCAAAAGCCGCAGCATACG GAGCAGGGCGTGTGCCCGGTGTCGGCGTGCCTGGAGTTGGTGTGCCTGGAGTTGGTGTGCCTGGAGTTGGCGTGCCTGGTGTCGGCGTGCCCGGTCTGCTGCCCGGTGGTGTCGGAGGCATACCAG gagTTGGAGGTCCAGCGGCTGCCGCTGCTGCCAAAGCAGCCGCCAAAGCAGCAAAGTACG GAGCAGGTGCCCTGGCTCCTGGTGTGGGTGCCCTGGCTCCTGGTGTAGGTGCCCTGGCTCCCGGTGTAGGTGCCCTGGCTCCTGGAGTGGGTGGCCTGGCCCCTGGCATTGGAGGTGTcccag GGGTCGGAGGTCcggctgcagcagcaaaagcagcagcaaaggcagccaaattCG GTGCTGGGGTTGGAGGGGTGCCAGGTGGGGTGCCCGGTGTCGCCGGAGTGCCCGGAGTGACGCCCGGCGTTGGTGTTGTGCCTGGGTTGGTGCCGGGCGTGGGGGTACCCGGTACTGGCATCCTTCCCGGGGCAG GCATCCCCCAAGTAGGGGTGCAGCCTGGTGCTAAACCTCCCAAATTCG GTGTTCCAGGGGCTGGAGTCCCAGGGGTTGGCGGCATCCCAG GTGGTGTTGGAGTCGGTGGCCTCGGAGTCGGTGGCCTTGGAGTTGGTGGGCTTGGTGCTG GGATCTTGTATCCAGGAGCTGTTGGGAAACCTCCCAAGCCAG GGGTTGGAGTTCCCGGCTTCGGCGTGTCACCAATATTTCCAG
- the ELN gene encoding elastin isoform X5, with translation MARRAAAPLLPGVLLLFSILPASQQGGVPGAIPGGGVPGAGFFPGLGAGAKPLKPGVGGLGGLGPLGLQPGAAGLFPGGAYPGGVFPGAPSAAALKAAAKAGAVVPGGVQPGVGAAGKPPKVPGAGIPGVFPGGVLPGAGVRFPGIGVLPGVPTGAGVKPKGPGAGAFAGIPGLGGFGGQQPGVPLGYPIKAPKLPGGYGLPYSTGKLPYGFGPGGIGAGIGAGGKAGYPTGTGVGAQAAAAKAAAKYGAGVLPGAGVIPGVGGVVPGVGVVPGVGVGGPAAAAAAAKAAAKAGAFGPGLVPGVGGVPGLVPGVGVVPGLVPGVGGVPGVAGVGTPAAAAAAAKAAKYGAGIGVPGIGGVPGVPGVPGVPGVPGVPGVAGVPGVVPGVGVGGPEAAAAAAKAAAKAAAYGAGRVPGVGVPGVGVPGVGVPGVGVPGVGVPGLLPGGVGGIPGVGGPAAAAAAKAAAKAAKYGAGALAPGVGALAPGVGALAPGVGALAPGVGGLAPGIGGVPGVGGPAAAAKAAAKAAKFGAGVGGVPGGVPGVAGVPGVTPGVGVVPGLVPGVGVPGTGILPGAGIPQVGVQPGAKPPKFGVPGAGVPGVGGIPGGVGVGGLGVGGLGVGGLGAGILYPGAVGKPPKPGVGVPGFGVSPIFPGGVAGQLGFGVKPPKTFGGALGALGFRGGVGCAQGKYCGRKRK, from the exons GGGTCCCTGGTGCTATCCCAGGAGGGGGAGTTCCAGGAGCAGGCTTTTTCCCAG GACTCGGGGCTGGAGCAAAACCTCTCAAACCAG GGGTCGGAGGCCTCGGGGGACTTGGCCCACTTGGCCTGCAGCCAG GAGCTGCAGGTCTCTTCCCAGGAGGTGCCTACCCTGGGGGTGTCTTCCCAGGTGCTCCCTCTGCCGCTGCGCTCAAGGCTGCTGCAAAAGCTG gtgcGGTGGTACCGGGCGGGGTGCAGCCCGGGGTTGGTGCAGCAGGGAAACCCCCCAAAGTACCAG GCGCTGGGATTCCTGGAGTTTTCCCGGGTGGCGTGCTTCCTGGCGCAG GTGTCCGCTTCCCTGGCATAGGGGTGCTACCCGGAGTACCCACTGGTGCTGGAGTCAAGCCGAAAGGTCCAG GAGCAGGAGCCTTCGCAGGAATCCCTG GACTGGGAGGTTTTGGAGGTCAGCAGCCCGGTGTCCCTCTGGGGTATCCCATCAAAGCTCCTAAGCTCCCAG GTGGCTATGGATTGCCCTACAGCACTGGTAAGCTGCCCTATG GCTTTGGGCCCGGCGGGATAGGAGCCGGCATCggggcaggaggaaaggcaggGTACCCCACTGGGACAG GAGTTGGAGCACAGGCGGCAGCAGcgaaagcagcagcaaaatatg GAGCCGGTGTCCTGCCCGGGGCTGGTGTCATCCCAGGAGTTGGCGGAGTGGTACCCGGCGTCGGTGTTGTCCCAGGAGTCGGAG TTggagggccagcagcagcagcagcagcggcaaaGGCAGCAGCGAAGGCAGGAGCTTTTG gTCCAGGCCTTGTGCCTGGGGTTGGCGGCGTCCCAGGCCTCGTGCCCGGCGTTGGTGTTGTCCCCGGCTTGGTGCCTGGTGTCGGAGGTGTCCCCGGGGTGGCAG GAGTTGGGAcgccggcagcagcagcggcagcagcaaaggcagctaaGTACG GAGCTGGCATTGGCGTTCCTGGCATTGGTGGTGTCCCCGGTGTCCCCGGTGTCCCTGGTGTCCCCGGTGTCCCCGGTGTGCCTGGCGTGGCTGGAGTTCCTGGCGTGGTGCCCGGTGTTGGAG TGGGTGGCCCAGAAGCCGCGGCAGCTGCGGCAAAGGCTGCAGCAAAAGCCGCAGCATACG GAGCAGGGCGTGTGCCCGGTGTCGGCGTGCCTGGAGTTGGTGTGCCTGGAGTTGGTGTGCCTGGAGTTGGCGTGCCTGGTGTCGGCGTGCCCGGTCTGCTGCCCGGTGGTGTCGGAGGCATACCAG gagTTGGAGGTCCAGCGGCTGCCGCTGCTGCCAAAGCAGCCGCCAAAGCAGCAAAGTACG GAGCAGGTGCCCTGGCTCCTGGTGTGGGTGCCCTGGCTCCTGGTGTAGGTGCCCTGGCTCCCGGTGTAGGTGCCCTGGCTCCTGGAGTGGGTGGCCTGGCCCCTGGCATTGGAGGTGTcccag GGGTCGGAGGTCcggctgcagcagcaaaagcagcagcaaaggcagccaaattCG GTGCTGGGGTTGGAGGGGTGCCAGGTGGGGTGCCCGGTGTCGCCGGAGTGCCCGGAGTGACGCCCGGCGTTGGTGTTGTGCCTGGGTTGGTGCCGGGCGTGGGGGTACCCGGTACTGGCATCCTTCCCGGGGCAG GCATCCCCCAAGTAGGGGTGCAGCCTGGTGCTAAACCTCCCAAATTCG GTGTTCCAGGGGCTGGAGTCCCAGGGGTTGGCGGCATCCCAG GTGGTGTTGGAGTCGGTGGCCTCGGAGTCGGTGGCCTTGGAGTTGGTGGGCTTGGTGCTG GGATCTTGTATCCAGGAGCTGTTGGGAAACCTCCCAAGCCAG GGGTTGGAGTTCCCGGCTTCGGCGTGTCACCAATATTTCCAG
- the ELN gene encoding elastin isoform X19: MARRAAAPLLPGVLLLFSILPASQQGGVPGAIPGGGVPGAGFFPGAGVGGLGAGLGAGAKPLKPGVGGLGGLGPLGLQPGAAGLFPGGAYPGGVFPGAPSAAALKAAAKAGAVVPGGVQPGVGAAGKPPKVPGAGIPGVFPGGVLPGAGVRFPGIGVLPGVPTGAGVKPKGPGAGAFAGIPGLGGFGGQQPGVPLGYPIKAPKLPGGYGLPYSTGKLPYGFGPGGIGAGIGAGGKAGYPTGTGVGAQAAAAKAAAKYGAGVLPGAGVIPGVGGVVPGVGVVPGVGVGGPAAAAAAAKAAAKAGAFGPGLVPGVGGVPGLVPGVGVVPGLVPGVGGVPGVAGVGTPAAAAAAAKAAKYGAGIGVPGIGGVPGVPGVPGVPGVPGVPGVAGVPGVVPGVGVGGPEAAAAAAKAAAKAAAYGAGRVPGVGVPGVGVPGVGVPGVGVPGVGVPGLLPGGVGGIPGVGGPAAAAAAKAAAKAAKYGAGALAPGVGALAPGVGALAPGVGALAPGVGGLAPGIGGVPGVGGPAAAAKAAAKAAKFGAGVGGVPGGVPGVAGVPGVTPGVGVVPGLVPGVGVPGTGILPGAGIPQVGVQPGAKPPKFGVPGAGVPGVGGIPGGVGVGGLGVGGLGVGGLGAGTKGHSTSIAPAMGTRDGTVPCPQHAEMQVPA, encoded by the exons GGGTCCCTGGTGCTATCCCAGGAGGGGGAGTTCCAGGAGCAGGCTTTTTCCCAG GTGCTGGGGTTGGAGGTTTGGGAGCAG GACTCGGGGCTGGAGCAAAACCTCTCAAACCAG GGGTCGGAGGCCTCGGGGGACTTGGCCCACTTGGCCTGCAGCCAG GAGCTGCAGGTCTCTTCCCAGGAGGTGCCTACCCTGGGGGTGTCTTCCCAGGTGCTCCCTCTGCCGCTGCGCTCAAGGCTGCTGCAAAAGCTG gtgcGGTGGTACCGGGCGGGGTGCAGCCCGGGGTTGGTGCAGCAGGGAAACCCCCCAAAGTACCAG GCGCTGGGATTCCTGGAGTTTTCCCGGGTGGCGTGCTTCCTGGCGCAG GTGTCCGCTTCCCTGGCATAGGGGTGCTACCCGGAGTACCCACTGGTGCTGGAGTCAAGCCGAAAGGTCCAG GAGCAGGAGCCTTCGCAGGAATCCCTG GACTGGGAGGTTTTGGAGGTCAGCAGCCCGGTGTCCCTCTGGGGTATCCCATCAAAGCTCCTAAGCTCCCAG GTGGCTATGGATTGCCCTACAGCACTGGTAAGCTGCCCTATG GCTTTGGGCCCGGCGGGATAGGAGCCGGCATCggggcaggaggaaaggcaggGTACCCCACTGGGACAG GAGTTGGAGCACAGGCGGCAGCAGcgaaagcagcagcaaaatatg GAGCCGGTGTCCTGCCCGGGGCTGGTGTCATCCCAGGAGTTGGCGGAGTGGTACCCGGCGTCGGTGTTGTCCCAGGAGTCGGAG TTggagggccagcagcagcagcagcagcggcaaaGGCAGCAGCGAAGGCAGGAGCTTTTG gTCCAGGCCTTGTGCCTGGGGTTGGCGGCGTCCCAGGCCTCGTGCCCGGCGTTGGTGTTGTCCCCGGCTTGGTGCCTGGTGTCGGAGGTGTCCCCGGGGTGGCAG GAGTTGGGAcgccggcagcagcagcggcagcagcaaaggcagctaaGTACG GAGCTGGCATTGGCGTTCCTGGCATTGGTGGTGTCCCCGGTGTCCCCGGTGTCCCTGGTGTCCCCGGTGTCCCCGGTGTGCCTGGCGTGGCTGGAGTTCCTGGCGTGGTGCCCGGTGTTGGAG TGGGTGGCCCAGAAGCCGCGGCAGCTGCGGCAAAGGCTGCAGCAAAAGCCGCAGCATACG GAGCAGGGCGTGTGCCCGGTGTCGGCGTGCCTGGAGTTGGTGTGCCTGGAGTTGGTGTGCCTGGAGTTGGCGTGCCTGGTGTCGGCGTGCCCGGTCTGCTGCCCGGTGGTGTCGGAGGCATACCAG gagTTGGAGGTCCAGCGGCTGCCGCTGCTGCCAAAGCAGCCGCCAAAGCAGCAAAGTACG GAGCAGGTGCCCTGGCTCCTGGTGTGGGTGCCCTGGCTCCTGGTGTAGGTGCCCTGGCTCCCGGTGTAGGTGCCCTGGCTCCTGGAGTGGGTGGCCTGGCCCCTGGCATTGGAGGTGTcccag GGGTCGGAGGTCcggctgcagcagcaaaagcagcagcaaaggcagccaaattCG GTGCTGGGGTTGGAGGGGTGCCAGGTGGGGTGCCCGGTGTCGCCGGAGTGCCCGGAGTGACGCCCGGCGTTGGTGTTGTGCCTGGGTTGGTGCCGGGCGTGGGGGTACCCGGTACTGGCATCCTTCCCGGGGCAG GCATCCCCCAAGTAGGGGTGCAGCCTGGTGCTAAACCTCCCAAATTCG GTGTTCCAGGGGCTGGAGTCCCAGGGGTTGGCGGCATCCCAG GTGGTGTTGGAGTCGGTGGCCTCGGAGTCGGTGGCCTTGGAGTTGGTGGGCTTGGTGCTG GTACCAAGGGCCATAGCACCAGCATTGCCCCTGCCATGGGGACAAGGGATGGTACTGTACCATGTCCCCAACATGCAGAGATGCAGGTCCCTGCCTGA